The following proteins are encoded in a genomic region of Rubrobacter xylanophilus DSM 9941:
- a CDS encoding nucleotide exchange factor GrpE: MSNEERKERGHEPEGPQREEKVEEPQGSPVDPASVEENAPPEASAETAPEEAGKEVREEELAKLREELEAVRRERDEYLDALRRLKAEFENSRKRMEREAQRIREAAAERLVAELLPVLDNLDRALEAEGDIREGVRATRDQLTDVLSREGLTPIASDGQHFDPSVHEAVMSQPSEEHEEGTIIQTFERGYMFNGRPIRPAKVVVAV, translated from the coding sequence TTGAGCAACGAGGAGCGCAAGGAGCGCGGGCACGAGCCGGAGGGCCCGCAGCGTGAGGAGAAGGTCGAGGAGCCCCAGGGCTCCCCGGTCGACCCCGCCTCGGTAGAGGAGAACGCCCCGCCCGAGGCCTCCGCCGAAACCGCCCCGGAGGAGGCCGGGAAGGAGGTGCGCGAGGAGGAGCTAGCGAAGCTCCGCGAGGAGCTCGAGGCCGTCCGCAGAGAGCGGGACGAGTACCTCGACGCCCTCCGGCGCCTCAAAGCCGAGTTCGAGAACTCCCGCAAGCGCATGGAGCGGGAGGCCCAGCGGATCCGGGAGGCGGCCGCCGAGCGGCTGGTGGCCGAGCTGCTCCCCGTGCTCGACAACCTGGACCGCGCCCTCGAGGCCGAGGGCGACATCCGCGAGGGCGTGCGGGCCACCCGGGACCAGCTCACCGACGTGCTCTCGCGCGAGGGCCTGACCCCCATAGCCTCCGACGGCCAGCACTTCGACCCGAGCGTGCACGAGGCCGTCATGAGCCAGCCCTCCGAAGAGCACGAAGAGGGTACCATCATCCAGACCTTCGAGCGGGGCTACATGTTCAACGGACGACCCATCAGGCCGGCGAAGGTTGTAGTTGCAGTTTAG
- the dnaJ gene encoding molecular chaperone DnaJ encodes MQTKDLYKVLGVDRGASQEEIRRAYRKLARRYHPDANPGDKEAEERFKEIQHAYEILSDPQKRREYDEGPRTFFEGARQGTGGFRPGGFSDLSDLFEGFGGLGDIFGRAGRRGDAGPRRGEDVTVSVNLRFKDALEGVTTRVSVPVEAVCEACRGTGAAPGTVPRRCPRCDGRGMRSRDQGLFAFSEPCSACGGRGTVIDSPCSACGGGGRVRMNRRVTVRVPPGARDGMKIRVPGRGSAGRDGGPPGDLYVVTRVEEHPVFKRRGDDFVVEVPVSFVEAALGAEIEVPRPEGGRLRLRLPAGTQEGRQFRVRGAGAPKARSRSGERGDLIVRAHVVVPQKLRRREREILEAFAEERGEDVREELFKRAGSWT; translated from the coding sequence ATGCAGACGAAGGATCTCTACAAGGTTCTCGGCGTAGACCGGGGGGCGTCGCAGGAGGAGATCCGGCGCGCCTACCGGAAGCTGGCGCGCCGGTACCATCCGGACGCGAACCCTGGGGACAAGGAGGCCGAGGAGCGCTTCAAGGAGATCCAGCACGCCTACGAGATCCTCTCCGACCCCCAGAAGCGGCGCGAGTACGACGAGGGGCCCCGCACCTTCTTCGAGGGCGCCCGCCAGGGCACCGGGGGGTTCCGGCCCGGCGGCTTCTCGGACCTCTCGGATCTCTTCGAGGGCTTCGGCGGGCTGGGCGATATCTTCGGTCGCGCCGGGCGGCGGGGCGATGCCGGGCCTCGCCGCGGCGAGGACGTTACCGTGAGCGTGAACTTGAGGTTTAAGGACGCGCTGGAGGGGGTCACCACCCGCGTGAGCGTTCCGGTGGAGGCGGTGTGCGAGGCCTGCCGGGGCACGGGCGCGGCGCCGGGGACGGTACCGCGCCGGTGTCCGCGGTGCGACGGCCGGGGCATGAGGAGCCGGGACCAGGGGCTGTTCGCCTTCTCGGAGCCGTGTTCGGCGTGCGGCGGGCGCGGGACCGTCATAGACAGCCCGTGTTCGGCGTGCGGCGGCGGGGGACGGGTGCGGATGAACCGCCGGGTTACCGTCAGGGTGCCGCCCGGCGCCCGGGACGGCATGAAGATAAGGGTGCCGGGCCGGGGCAGCGCGGGCCGGGACGGCGGTCCGCCGGGCGACCTGTACGTGGTGACCCGGGTGGAGGAGCACCCGGTCTTCAAGCGGCGCGGGGACGACTTCGTGGTCGAGGTGCCGGTGAGCTTTGTGGAGGCCGCGCTGGGCGCGGAGATCGAGGTGCCGCGCCCCGAGGGGGGGAGGCTCCGCCTGCGGCTTCCGGCCGGCACGCAGGAGGGCCGGCAGTTCAGGGTGCGGGGCGCGGGGGCGCCCAAGGCCCGGAGCCGCAGCGGGGAGAGGGGAGACCTGATCGTAAGGGCGCACGTGGTGGTGCCCCAGAAGCTCCGGCGGCGGGAACGTGAGATACTTGAGGCGTTCGCCGAGGAGCGCGGCGAGGACGTTCGTGAGGAGCTGTTCAAGAGGGCGGGCTCGTGGACGTGA
- a CDS encoding heat shock protein transcriptional repressor HspR: MDVRKRPVFMIGVAAELIGVHPQTLRMYEQKGLLRPRKSLKNTRLYSQEDIELGRYIQRLTQEMGMNLAGVKKILELEREIQSLRAENSRLRQEMERREREHKRLVAEVHRSYRREIVLMPRREIAPLQGPREGSS, translated from the coding sequence GTGGACGTGAGGAAGAGACCGGTGTTCATGATCGGGGTGGCCGCCGAGCTGATCGGGGTCCACCCCCAGACCCTGCGGATGTACGAGCAGAAGGGGCTTCTGCGGCCGCGCAAGAGCCTGAAGAACACCCGCCTCTACTCCCAGGAGGACATAGAGCTCGGCCGCTACATCCAGCGGCTCACCCAGGAGATGGGGATGAACCTGGCGGGGGTGAAGAAGATCCTGGAGCTCGAGAGGGAGATACAGAGCCTGCGGGCCGAGAACAGCCGCCTGCGGCAGGAGATGGAGCGCAGGGAGCGCGAGCACAAGCGCCTCGTCGCCGAGGTGCACCGCAGCTACCGCCGCGAGATAGTCCTGATGCCCCGGCGGGAGATCGCCCCCCTGCAGGGGCCGCGGGAGGGCTCCTCCTAG
- a CDS encoding B-box zinc finger protein, with protein MSGPLRCYRHPNRETRVSCATCGRPICTECMVPTDVGIKCPEDAKLPRRARAGAMRPKQLAKSLLAGAGVAVAGLPVVYAIFQIGFLTLLLSLAAGYGAGTLVHRAGGRNGGPPAMAISGVAVALPYLVLLAPELLSGGLPAIRLAAAAIAVLAAVYNSR; from the coding sequence GTGTCCGGGCCGCTGCGCTGCTACCGCCACCCGAACAGGGAGACCCGCGTCTCCTGCGCCACCTGCGGGCGCCCGATCTGCACCGAGTGCATGGTGCCCACCGACGTGGGGATAAAGTGCCCCGAGGACGCCAAGCTGCCCCGCCGCGCCCGGGCGGGCGCCATGCGCCCGAAACAGCTGGCAAAGAGCCTGCTGGCCGGGGCGGGCGTCGCCGTGGCGGGCCTGCCGGTGGTCTACGCGATCTTCCAGATAGGGTTCCTCACCCTCCTGCTCTCGCTCGCCGCAGGATACGGCGCCGGAACGCTCGTCCACCGCGCCGGCGGGCGCAACGGTGGCCCCCCCGCGATGGCCATCTCGGGCGTGGCGGTCGCCCTGCCCTACCTGGTCCTGCTGGCCCCCGAACTGCTCTCCGGCGGCCTGCCGGCCATCAGGCTCGCCGCCGCAGCCATCGCCGTGCTGGCCGCCGTCTACAACAGCCGCTGA
- a CDS encoding SAM hydrolase/SAM-dependent halogenase family protein, producing MRPICFLSDFGLADDFVGTCKGVMARIAPGVSIIDLTHEVPGFHVESGAEILQHATRYMPEDAVYLAVVDPGVGTSRRPVALRSGRGALLVGPDNGLLVPAAEALGGIAEAVQLTNGTYHLHPVSSTFHGRDIFAPAAAHLAAGLEMGRLGERIAADSLARLESPIEDEWSDGEIAARVIDVDRFGNARLSIRQEGCGLSYGDELRLDTGDGDMAIRYVETFGAAKPGELILVPDSHWRLSISINKGNAAQALGLRLGSRVRLRR from the coding sequence ATGCGGCCGATCTGCTTTCTGTCGGATTTCGGGCTCGCCGACGACTTCGTCGGCACCTGCAAGGGCGTGATGGCCAGGATAGCGCCCGGGGTCAGCATCATCGACCTCACCCACGAGGTTCCGGGCTTCCACGTGGAGTCGGGGGCGGAGATCCTGCAGCACGCCACCCGCTACATGCCCGAGGACGCCGTGTACCTGGCCGTCGTGGACCCGGGCGTGGGCACCAGCCGGAGGCCGGTGGCGCTGCGCTCCGGGCGCGGGGCCCTGCTCGTGGGGCCGGACAACGGCCTGCTGGTCCCGGCGGCGGAGGCGCTCGGCGGCATAGCGGAGGCGGTGCAGCTCACGAACGGCACCTACCACCTGCACCCGGTCTCCAGCACCTTCCACGGCCGGGACATCTTCGCCCCCGCGGCGGCGCACCTCGCGGCGGGGCTCGAGATGGGCCGGCTCGGAGAGCGGATCGCGGCGGACTCGCTGGCACGTCTGGAGAGCCCCATCGAGGACGAGTGGTCCGACGGGGAGATCGCGGCGCGGGTGATCGACGTGGACCGTTTCGGCAACGCGAGGCTCTCCATCCGCCAGGAGGGCTGCGGCCTGAGCTACGGCGACGAGCTCCGGCTGGACACGGGCGACGGGGACATGGCCATCCGCTACGTGGAGACCTTCGGCGCGGCGAAGCCCGGCGAGCTGATCCTGGTGCCCGACTCCCACTGGAGGCTCAGCATATCGATCAACAAGGGCAACGCGGCCCAGGCGCTGGGGCTCCGGCTCGGGAGCCGGGTTCGCCTGAGGCGCTGA
- a CDS encoding lipid II:glycine glycyltransferase FemX, with translation MTVLREIGDREEWNALVRRLGGSVLQSWEWGEFRSRHGWRPVRLASGESAVQLLVRRLPGSWISGSLAYAPHGPVAEDAAAVAEAAAGAAEHARRLGAVLVDLEPRQPEGFKAPGFSATGSSVQPRCTLVVEVRDDPEEQLSALPKDTRYGVRRARREGVVARTTEGTEDIEAFMDLHEETARRQGFALRPREYYRQFVHDLPARVITARREGEGRLLAGAVVLTFGEEAYYLYGASSREGENLYASYLVQFEALEAARRAGARRYDMWGIPCRPHEGHPMWGVYKFKKKFGEREERYAGTLRRELRPLRARAAGAAIRGYYLLQRLRGKSAGPLVD, from the coding sequence TTGACGGTTTTACGGGAGATCGGCGATCGCGAGGAGTGGAACGCTCTCGTCCGCAGGCTGGGCGGGAGCGTGCTGCAGTCCTGGGAGTGGGGGGAGTTCAGGAGCCGTCACGGCTGGCGGCCGGTCCGGCTCGCCTCCGGGGAGTCGGCGGTCCAGCTTCTGGTGAGGAGGCTTCCGGGGTCGTGGATCTCGGGCTCGCTGGCCTACGCCCCGCACGGCCCCGTGGCGGAGGATGCCGCGGCCGTGGCGGAGGCGGCGGCGGGGGCGGCGGAGCACGCGCGGCGGCTGGGGGCGGTCCTGGTCGACCTGGAGCCGCGCCAGCCAGAGGGCTTCAAGGCCCCCGGCTTCTCGGCGACGGGGAGCAGCGTACAGCCACGGTGCACGCTGGTCGTGGAGGTGCGCGACGACCCCGAGGAGCAGCTCTCCGCGCTGCCCAAGGACACCCGCTACGGGGTGCGTCGGGCCCGCCGCGAGGGGGTCGTGGCCAGGACCACGGAGGGCACGGAGGACATCGAGGCGTTCATGGACCTCCACGAGGAGACGGCCCGCAGGCAGGGTTTCGCCCTCCGGCCGCGCGAGTACTACCGGCAGTTCGTGCACGACCTTCCGGCCAGGGTCATCACCGCCAGGAGGGAGGGCGAGGGGCGGCTCCTGGCGGGGGCGGTGGTCCTGACCTTCGGGGAGGAGGCGTACTACCTCTACGGGGCCTCCTCCCGGGAGGGGGAGAACCTCTACGCCTCCTACCTCGTCCAGTTCGAGGCGCTGGAGGCGGCCCGGCGGGCGGGGGCCCGCCGCTACGACATGTGGGGCATCCCCTGCCGGCCCCACGAGGGGCATCCCATGTGGGGCGTCTACAAGTTCAAGAAGAAGTTCGGGGAGCGGGAGGAGCGCTACGCCGGCACGCTGCGGCGGGAGCTGCGCCCGCTGCGCGCCCGGGCGGCCGGGGCGGCGATCCGGGGCTACTACCTGCTGCAGCGGCTGCGCGGCAAGAGCGCGGGCCCGTTGGTCGACTGA